A DNA window from Actinomadura coerulea contains the following coding sequences:
- a CDS encoding DUF4352 domain-containing protein codes for MKKSLLVLPVLLSFALTACTGTEVTSNPDNKPAASKGQEAPPKEEGARAKIGDTITLDSGEDGLKLEVTVVKVVPSAKPKDEFNVPEPGHRFAAVQIRLKNVGSTTYDDSPGNGAQLIDDEDQQYGEGLNEIALGASIGTSVKLAPGSSRKGYLVFSVPKKVKPTKFQFTLDSGFGPQAGEWLLK; via the coding sequence ATGAAGAAGTCCCTGCTCGTCCTGCCGGTCCTGCTGTCGTTCGCCCTCACGGCGTGCACCGGCACAGAGGTGACCAGCAACCCCGACAACAAGCCCGCCGCCTCGAAGGGACAGGAGGCCCCGCCGAAGGAGGAGGGCGCCCGAGCTAAGATCGGTGACACCATCACTCTCGACAGCGGCGAGGATGGCCTCAAGCTTGAGGTGACCGTCGTGAAGGTGGTCCCGTCGGCCAAGCCCAAGGACGAGTTCAACGTCCCCGAGCCCGGACACCGGTTCGCCGCCGTGCAGATCCGCCTGAAGAACGTCGGCTCCACCACCTACGACGACTCCCCCGGCAACGGCGCGCAGCTCATCGACGACGAGGACCAGCAGTACGGCGAGGGTCTGAACGAGATCGCCCTCGGCGCCTCCATCGGCACCTCCGTCAAGCTGGCGCCCGGCAGCAGCCGCAAGGGCTACCTGGTGTTCTCCGTCCCCAAGAAGGTCAAGCCCACCAAGTTCCAGTTCACCCTGGACAGTGGCTTCGGGCCTCAGGCCGGCGAGTGGCTCCTGAAGTAG
- a CDS encoding AAA domain-containing protein, with amino-acid sequence MAVHQAWELVRHFCCDERTAKYGPYVPLIPDEEPQPRVLLDDRLYSFELMESEDDPDLTGRPVNVEVYLGLSKLGGLLWDQEIRALLRLSGLEHPALPKLLAGGYQDAETVAMAGVSDPAIDGAAFVTTEGADCTLAKLGPDRYGKDRLEALRQFEHLADGLAVLHDLGLSHRNLWPGAVDYARDEAGGHRLRLARFELSAFVSNLLTGTAVDSVAARDDVRRLILGQGAGPLPYLPPERLRFLLPLDEETQDATESARADVYGLAAIVCEWFLGPFPADLVPRAIPDEADGPGPVRAVRDRLDALGEHLRGALLKADLPVGLRSLLRRMLDKNPDDRPTAQEVVNELSETHEANVVELGEAVEDRPYLVAFMPDKCEETLGKWGWLEFDADTPEGIRETAALLTRDLRHAQVLHSKDGAEPYVDGGDAEAKRQATTAILGERAVWFCQIFRRGLAYGRGEQLPDVLLIKYVARRDAHKLQTRLDDLRAGSRARHLPEVKVFDYRLVEGRLDALRRGRPSWVRFLEAVAPVSRASERELDYQRAIDWLLQYQGVELQARRYPYKLDPDYVSADGSVLVYWDQARDKDRIYKQALFTKYARYPDLRPDFGDFFGRLESEEGGSADVELYPGDTDRKGPDVQGIAAEVVRRDGRDRIILRRRPDQPKIPATGWIRPADDIGSESVLARQAEARWELFAMKPLTRQLRRPSGVRTLPHRWARAGDRLLEGGKKAVQNILTHEPFFALQGPPGTGKTTVTSRAIAAYLREWPTHRVLVSAQSNFTLDNLAARILKDIGARDDNGPTDRLADVPIALRIVSQRGNPDQAIRPWLRDDLVVRRFRQMRTHVDKMFAAGVDDGLRPVLTYWRALLNEEGRESILPELADRVQRGANIVFATCATATARNIGAAGGDVSFDWVVVEEAAKAWPTELAIPLVRGTRWTLIGDHYQLPAHRRDEVVRFLEACVGDPNAGISIVGEKKQTYIDAFDLFRNLFDTAPRPGDAERPTAMLSTQFRMRRPIAEVISRVFYPRELGPDEPLPDDGLPPGGLGTHHDEEPSALRAPHWLRERALVWVDTESLPYCEERPYWKNEGEAELVNAIVSAMDPRPMPGRDGYSAEPLAVLTPYRQQAEVLRRYGALTEHVQTIHAFQGREADIVVVSLVRNKTRGGGGAAESYGHLSRRDLVNVMFSRARRLLVIVGDYEHFARYEDGDDVFWQQVCQAVDQYGHIYNASEVLPVEGL; translated from the coding sequence GTGGCGGTGCACCAGGCCTGGGAGCTGGTTCGACACTTCTGCTGTGATGAGAGAACTGCGAAATATGGCCCTTATGTCCCGCTGATCCCGGACGAGGAACCGCAGCCCCGCGTCCTGCTCGACGACCGCCTGTACAGCTTCGAGCTGATGGAGAGCGAGGACGACCCCGACCTCACCGGGAGGCCCGTCAACGTCGAGGTCTACCTCGGGCTCTCCAAGCTGGGCGGGCTGCTGTGGGACCAGGAGATCCGGGCACTGCTGCGCCTCTCGGGCCTCGAACACCCGGCCCTCCCGAAGCTGCTGGCCGGCGGCTACCAGGACGCTGAGACCGTGGCGATGGCTGGGGTGTCCGATCCGGCCATCGACGGCGCCGCGTTCGTGACCACCGAGGGCGCCGACTGCACGCTCGCCAAGCTCGGCCCCGACCGCTACGGCAAGGACCGGCTGGAGGCGCTGCGGCAATTCGAGCACCTGGCGGACGGCCTGGCTGTCCTGCACGACCTCGGGCTCTCGCACCGGAACCTGTGGCCGGGGGCCGTCGACTACGCGCGCGACGAGGCCGGCGGCCATCGGCTGCGGTTGGCTCGGTTCGAGCTAAGCGCCTTCGTGTCAAACCTGCTCACTGGCACGGCCGTCGACTCGGTGGCCGCCCGGGACGACGTGCGCCGACTCATCCTGGGGCAGGGGGCCGGGCCGCTGCCGTACCTGCCACCCGAACGCCTGCGTTTCCTGCTGCCGCTGGACGAGGAGACGCAGGACGCCACCGAGAGCGCCAGAGCGGACGTCTACGGACTGGCCGCGATCGTCTGCGAGTGGTTCCTCGGTCCGTTCCCCGCCGACCTGGTGCCTCGGGCGATCCCTGACGAGGCGGACGGTCCGGGGCCCGTGCGCGCGGTGCGAGACCGGTTGGACGCACTCGGCGAGCACCTGCGCGGCGCCTTGCTCAAGGCCGATCTGCCCGTCGGATTGCGGTCGCTGCTGCGGCGCATGCTCGACAAGAATCCGGACGACCGCCCTACCGCCCAGGAGGTCGTCAACGAACTCAGCGAGACCCACGAGGCCAACGTCGTCGAACTCGGCGAAGCCGTCGAGGACCGGCCCTATCTCGTGGCGTTCATGCCGGACAAGTGTGAAGAGACCCTCGGCAAATGGGGCTGGCTCGAGTTCGACGCCGACACTCCGGAGGGCATCCGCGAAACCGCCGCGCTGCTGACCCGGGACCTGCGGCACGCCCAGGTGCTGCACTCCAAGGACGGAGCTGAACCGTACGTCGACGGAGGTGATGCGGAGGCCAAGCGCCAGGCCACGACCGCGATCCTCGGGGAGCGGGCCGTCTGGTTCTGCCAGATCTTTCGCCGCGGCCTCGCGTACGGCCGCGGCGAGCAGCTCCCCGACGTGCTGCTCATCAAGTACGTGGCCCGGCGCGACGCGCACAAGCTGCAGACCAGGCTCGACGACCTCAGGGCCGGCTCCCGCGCACGGCACCTGCCCGAGGTCAAGGTCTTCGACTACCGGCTGGTGGAAGGACGGCTCGACGCGCTGCGCCGGGGGCGCCCCTCCTGGGTCCGCTTCCTCGAGGCGGTCGCCCCGGTGAGCCGCGCCTCGGAACGGGAACTCGACTATCAACGGGCGATCGACTGGCTCCTGCAGTACCAGGGCGTCGAGCTGCAAGCTCGCCGCTACCCCTACAAGCTGGATCCGGACTACGTCAGCGCCGACGGCAGCGTGCTCGTCTACTGGGATCAGGCCCGCGACAAAGACCGGATCTACAAGCAGGCCCTGTTCACCAAGTACGCCCGCTATCCCGACCTGCGGCCGGATTTCGGCGACTTCTTCGGGCGGCTGGAGAGCGAGGAGGGCGGCAGCGCCGACGTCGAGCTCTATCCGGGCGACACCGACCGCAAAGGCCCGGACGTCCAGGGGATCGCGGCGGAAGTCGTGCGCCGCGACGGGCGCGATCGCATCATCCTGCGCCGCAGGCCGGACCAGCCGAAAATCCCGGCCACCGGCTGGATACGGCCGGCCGACGACATCGGCTCCGAATCGGTCCTCGCCCGCCAGGCCGAAGCCCGCTGGGAGCTGTTCGCGATGAAGCCGCTTACCCGGCAGCTGCGCAGGCCCTCCGGGGTCCGCACGTTGCCGCACCGGTGGGCGAGGGCGGGGGACCGCCTGCTGGAGGGCGGCAAGAAGGCCGTCCAGAACATCCTCACCCATGAGCCGTTCTTCGCTCTGCAGGGCCCGCCCGGCACCGGCAAGACCACGGTGACGTCGCGGGCCATCGCCGCCTACCTGCGGGAGTGGCCGACCCACCGCGTCCTGGTGTCGGCCCAGTCCAACTTCACCCTCGACAACCTCGCCGCCCGCATCCTCAAGGACATCGGCGCCCGCGACGACAACGGCCCGACCGACCGGCTCGCCGACGTGCCGATCGCGCTGCGCATCGTCTCGCAGCGCGGCAACCCGGACCAGGCGATCAGACCGTGGCTGCGGGACGATCTCGTCGTCCGGCGGTTCCGCCAGATGCGCACGCATGTGGACAAGATGTTCGCCGCCGGGGTGGACGACGGACTCCGCCCGGTCCTCACCTACTGGCGTGCGCTGCTCAACGAAGAGGGGCGCGAGTCGATCCTGCCGGAGCTGGCCGACCGCGTGCAGCGCGGCGCGAACATCGTCTTCGCGACGTGCGCCACCGCGACGGCCCGGAACATCGGCGCGGCGGGCGGCGACGTCTCCTTCGACTGGGTGGTGGTCGAAGAGGCGGCCAAGGCGTGGCCGACCGAGCTGGCCATTCCGCTGGTGCGCGGCACCCGGTGGACGCTCATCGGGGATCACTATCAGCTGCCCGCGCACCGCCGCGACGAGGTCGTCCGGTTCCTCGAGGCCTGCGTCGGCGACCCCAACGCCGGGATCTCCATCGTCGGTGAGAAGAAGCAGACCTACATCGACGCGTTCGACCTGTTCCGGAACCTCTTCGACACGGCGCCGCGCCCGGGGGACGCGGAGCGGCCGACGGCGATGCTCTCCACCCAGTTCCGGATGCGCAGACCCATCGCCGAGGTCATCAGCCGCGTCTTCTATCCCCGCGAGCTCGGCCCTGACGAGCCACTGCCCGACGACGGCCTGCCGCCGGGCGGGCTGGGGACCCACCACGACGAGGAGCCGTCGGCGCTGCGGGCACCGCACTGGTTGCGGGAGCGCGCCCTCGTCTGGGTGGACACCGAGAGCCTGCCGTACTGCGAGGAGCGCCCCTACTGGAAGAACGAGGGAGAGGCGGAGCTCGTCAACGCCATCGTCTCGGCGATGGACCCGCGCCCCATGCCTGGCCGCGACGGGTACAGCGCCGAGCCGCTCGCCGTGCTGACCCCGTACCGGCAGCAGGCGGAGGTGCTCCGCCGCTACGGTGCGCTCACCGAGCACGTCCAGACCATCCACGCGTTCCAGGGCCGCGAGGCCGACATCGTGGTCGTGTCGCTGGTCCGCAACAAGACACGCGGCGGGGGCGGCGCCGCCGAGAGCTACGGCCATCTGAGCCGTCGAGACCTGGTCAACGTGATGTTCTCCCGGGCCCGCCGGCTGCTGGTGATCGTCGGCGATTACGAGCACTTCGCCCGGTACGAGGACGGCGACGACGTCTTCTGGCAGCAGGTCTGCCAGGCCGTTGACCAATACGGGCACATCTACAACGCCTCTGAGGTGCTTCCGGTGGAGGGGCTGTGA